Proteins from one Silurus meridionalis isolate SWU-2019-XX chromosome 3, ASM1480568v1, whole genome shotgun sequence genomic window:
- the agr1 gene encoding anterior gradient 1 has translation MARCSLFVLLLLLSYDVALLKKTKSVQTLSRGWGDDITWVQTYEEGLTKMQKSNKPLMVIHHLDDCPYSQALKKAFVEHKSIQKMAKEDFIMLNLVHETTDANMAPDGYYVPRILFVDPSLTVRSDITGKYTNRKYAYIPEDLDFLEENMLKAKNLHHTEL, from the exons ATGGCTCGCTGCTCCCTGTTTGTGCTCCTGTTACTGTTGTCCTATGACGTCGCcttgctgaaaaaaacaaaatcagtcCAGACTCTTTCAAGAG GTTGGGGCGATGACATCACCTGGGTGCAGACATATGAGGAGGGGCtgacaaaaatgcaaaagag TAACAAGCCCCTGATGGTCATTCATCACTTAGACGATTGCCCATATAGTCAAG CACTCAAAAAGGCTTTTGTGGAGCACAAATCCATCCAAAAAATGGCCAAAGAAGATTTCATCATGCTCAATTTAGTG CATGAAACAACAGATGCTAATATGGCTCCTGATGGCTATTACGTTCCCAGAATTCTTTTTGTCG ATCCCTCGCTGACCGTGCGCAGCGATATCACTGGCAAGTACACCAACCGCAAGTATGCCTATATACCTGAGGATTTGGATTTCT tgGAAGAGAACATGTTAAAAGCCAAGAATCTGCATCACACAGAGCTGTAA